A window of the Lagopus muta isolate bLagMut1 chromosome 1, bLagMut1 primary, whole genome shotgun sequence genome harbors these coding sequences:
- the LOC125686340 gene encoding zinc finger protein 239-like, with protein MDQGEDQDYEASKDMGAEIDPFLNHFASTHPQDLLAAESVGEEEQLENGDGSQCGSTEARQGDRREAQEAKLPCSAVSLVKRQERRVAAPRRAPRAEQPTICSECGKGFSRSIHLIQHQRMHTGERPFLCGECGKGFSQSSHLIQHRRVHTGQKPYTCADCGKSFSQSSNLLKHQRIHTGLKPYMCSECGKIFSDSSTCIKHQRMHTGERPYKCSACGKSFSQHSHLLQHQQAHSGVRPYSCGQCGKRFGQSSDLINHARTHTGEKPYKCSQCGRGFSGNSNLIKHTRIHTGEQPYRCGQCGASFRFQPQLVRHQKHHAG; from the coding sequence GTGCTGAGATCGATCCCTTTCTGAATCACTTTGCAAGCACACATCCACAGGACTTGTTGGCAGCAGAATCCGTAGGAGAAGAGGAACAGCTGGAGAACGGTGATGGAAGTCAGTGTGGTTCCACAGAGGCACGGCAAGGTGACCGCAGGGAGGCACAGGAGGCTAAGCTGccttgctctgctgtcagcctgGTGAAAAGACAAGAGAGAAGGGTGGCAGCACCACGGCGAGCCCCTCGTGCAGAGCAGCCCACCATCTGCTCCGAGTGTGGCAAGGGCTTCAGCCGGAGCATCCACCTCATCCAGCACCAGCGAATGCACACCGGGGAGCGCCCGTTCCTGTGTGGGGAGTGTGGCAAGGGCTTCAGCCAGAGCTCCCACCTCATCCAGCACCGGCGAGTCCATACCGGCCAGAAACCCTACACTTGTGCAGACTGTGGAAAGAGCTTCAGCCAGAGTTCTAACCTCCTGAAgcaccagcgcatccacacCGGGCTCAAACCCTACATGTGCAGCGAGTGTGGGAAGATCTTCAGCGATAGCTCCACCTGCATCAAACACCAGCGTATGCACACAGGCGAGCGGCCCTACAAGTGCTCAGCCTGCGGGAAAAGCTTCAGTCAGCACTCCCACCTCCTTCAGCACCAGCAGGCCCACAGCGGTGTCCGGCCTTACTCTTGCGGTCAGTGTGGCAAACGCTTCGGGCAGAGCTCTGACCTCATTAACCACGCTCGTACCCACACCGGTGAAAAGCCTTACAAGTGCAGCCAGTGTGGCCGGGGCTTCAGTGGCAACTCCAACCTCATCAAGCACACCCGCATCCACACGGGTGAGCAGCCATACCGCTGCGGCCAGTGCGGAGCAAGCTTTCGTTTCCAGCCCCAGCTGGTGCGCCACCAAAAGCACCATGCAGGGTAG